Below is a genomic region from Paenibacillus rhizovicinus.
AAATGACGTTGTATCCGATGTTCTTCCATAAATAAACGACGAGAATGACATATCGGGCCGCATCGGTTTTCATCCAATCCACGCGATCGAAGCCGAAGCCGCCGCTCAGCCAGGCGTTCATGGAGCCGTTCCAGTCGAAAAGGATTTGCCATACGAGAACAACCGAGGCGACCGGAACGACAAGCGGCAGCACATAGGCCGTCCGCAGCCATTTTCGCAAGTACATATTTTTGTTCAAGATCACCGCTATGCCCAGCGACAACACGAGAATAAGCGGAACGCTAACCGCGCTGAAATAAAACGTATTGGATGCCGCCTTCCGGAAAGAATCGCTTGCAAGCAGCTCGCGGTAATTATTCAATCCGGTGAAATGGTTGTCTACCGTATTGTCCATAAAGGAATCGAACACCGACATGGCAAACGGTATCAGGTAAAACAGCGCGAATCCGCAAGCGCTCGGAGCAAGAAACATCAATGCCGCCGAAGCATCCTGCCGGATCCATTTTTTTATCGTTGTCGCCTTTAGGTAACCATGCCAAAAACCCCGCTTCTTCATTTACTTTTTCCTCCCCCCACTCCATAAAGAATAGGTTAGAAAAATAAAATCAGAAGTGGGGTTATTTTAAAAGATTCCTTAAATGACTTATATAGGCAGCTTGATTTCAAAGAGCGTGCGAACCGAATTGCTTTGAGCTGTAATTTCACCTTGATGCTGCGCCACGATATTTTGCGCGATGAACAGGCCAAGACCGGTACCGCCCTCCCGGTAAGCCCGAGCCCGATCTCCGGAATAAAAGACATCGAATATATGAGGAAGCTCTTCCGAAGGAATGCGATCTCCATAATTAATGATTTCGATTACCGCATGATCGCCTTCAATAGCGCCATGAACATCGATAAACCTGCCGTCGCTTCCATAGCGGACGGCATTCGACAGCAGATTTTCGAATACGCGCGCCAATGCCTCCCCGTCTCCGGAAATCATCATATGCGGCGCCAAGTTCAATCGGGCCGTTAAGTTGTTTTTCTCGAAAACGGGGTACAATTCCTCGTTCAGCTGCTCGAGAAGCTCGCTTAAGTCGATCGAATTAACTACGATGGCAAGTTTGCCATAGTTCAATCTAGTGATCTCGAACAGCTCGTCGATCAGTTTCTCCAACCGTTGGGACTTCGTGAATGCAATCATCGCGAAGTGATTAATTTGTTCCGCAGTCAGTTGATCGCCTTTAAGAATGAAATCCAAATAGCCTAAGACGGAGGTCAGCGGCGTACGCAAATCATGCGCCAAGTTCAATACCAATTGTTCCTTGCTGTTCTCCGCGAAATCCCCTCTCTCCAAAGCTAGCCGCAATTTTTCGCTTGCCAGATTGATGTCTCTCGCAATGTCTTCGAATTCATCTTGGGAAGCGATCTCGACGCGCTTATCGAATTCGCCGTTTGCAAGTTGATTGATCCCCAAGGAAATCGCATCGAAATATTGAACGTAACGCTTCGTGAGCAGGAAGAAAAATAAGATCGAGAGCGGGATGAAAATAATGAGAAAAAAATTGACGTCACCGATATCCCGGATGAAATAGCGGATTCTTGTCGAAGGATCTTCAAGTTTCGTTGTATGATAATAAAGCGATAGGGATTTGTAGATCAAATACGTTATCGTTCCAGAGAACAATAAGCTCAACCCGGAAAACTTGATCATCTTGAACCGAAAGCTTCGGAACGTTTTAGCCATTGCATGTATCCCCCGCTCCGCCCATTCTTATTGGTTCATTCCCATTCTTCTCTATGCGATTCATGCGTCCTGATCGCGAAGCACGGTCACAATGACGCCGTCCGTATTGTTGCCCGAGATCTCGTAGCGGCCATTCTCTGGCACCGTGATCGTCGTGTTATTGCTGACGGGATAGTAATGAATCTCATAGGTTTGATGATTTACAGTCGCCGTAATGGTCTTCTTCTTTTTCAAGTAATCCAAGTATTCTTCCAAGACCATATTTTTCGCTTGCATAATCAAGCTGTGCGGCAATCCCACATAACGAAAATGCCAAGGCTCGAATTGAATCCCTGTGATTGCCGTTTTATCCACGGGATAACGCAAGATAAACCCGTAGCTCCATGCGTTATTTTTCAGCCATTTTCCTTCTGGCGCCCGATTCATTTCAGCTATCGAAGATCCTATATCGAGCGATAAACCCAAATTATGTTCGCTGTAGCCCGCAGGCAACGCATAATCAGGTCCCATTTGTTGATAAAGCTCATCTTGTTTTTCTTCGTCCCGATACCCGCTGCTGATGATAAAGTGGTTCACCCCATCGTTCGCCGCGGCTCCAATCATGGTAGCGAATTTCTTGACCAAGCTCGGCGACAACCGAATGGAATTATCCAGCAACGCGAATCCTTGCACCAGTTCTCCATGCCGAGACAGGCTGGCCTCTTCGGACTCTTCTCCCCCTGAAGGTATGGGATGCTCCTTATTTACCAATAATAAATCGCCTTTGTAAATCTGGGCTTTTGTTACGGCAATCGTATGTCCGTTCTTTTGAGGCGTCCCCCCTTGAACGGGATGATTCACTTTCGACGGTTCTTCGATAACGACTTTCGGCAACTCTGCAATAACGACTTTCGGTTTATGCTGCGCAGCTCCATAACCGATCAGTAACAGTACGACAACAAACCCAAAAACCCACTTTTTCATTTATCATTTCTCCTTATCAGTCTCAGTCGCTCAAGGATAAGGAAAACTAATTAAAAAGAGTGGGGAGAGAATTAAAATATTTCTTAATATAAGAAAGAGGTGCCGCTTCGCCCTTCGAGGATGCCTAAACTATGATGCGGCGAACGAAAAGCCGGGATGTCCAGTTGGACGCTCCCGGCTTGATGGTAACTCTTTTGAAAATGCCGCCGCGGCGGCATGAATGCAAGGGCGAACGGCAGCGAGAGACACTGCCCTCCTACTCCCCTTTGAACCGAGGCGGCCGCTTCTCGCGAAACGCTTCCAGCGCCTCCAGCCGATCCTTCGTCGGCAGCAGTAATTCGTAGGCCTCTGTTTCGATCGTCAGCGCCGTCGTCAGATCGGCATCCATGCCGGCATGGATCGCGGCTTTCGCCTGGTATACGGCAAGCGGCGCATTCGCCAATATTTCATCCGCCAGCATCGTGCACATGTCCGACAGATGACCCAAGTCGTCCGCGACGCCATTGACGATGCCCCATTCCAACGCTTGATCCGCGGTGATACGCCGCGCCGTCAAGATGAGCTCCTTCGCCCGAGCCGGGCCGATTAATCGCGGCAGGCGCTGCGTTCCGCCAGCACCGGGAATAATGCCCAGGCCCGCTTCCGTCAGGCCGAGCATGGCCCCCCTGACGGCATAGCGAAAATCGCAGGCCAGCGCGAGCTCAAGGCCCCCGCCGAACGCATACCCGTTAATTGCCGCGATCGTCGGCTGGGGCAGCCGTTCGAGCGCGGCGAACACGGCTTTGATTCGCGACAGGCTCTGACGGATTTGATTCAGCTCGCCGTTCGCCAGCCGTTCCTTCAAATCCGCGCCTGCGCTGAACGCTCGCCCCTCGCCTTCGATGATAACCACGCGGATGCCGCGCGTGTTATTCCTGGTTTCATCGATAATGGCCCTCAGCTCGTCAAGCATGGCCCCATTGAGCGCATTCATGCTCTCCGGACGGCTCAGACGTATCCTTCCGATATGGCCCTGCCGCTTCCACTGCACCAGCTTCTCCGCCACGGCGTTCACCCCACGATTGCCGCCGCTCCGTCACGAGCGTTCCCGCCTCGCCTGCCGCTAATCCGTCATCGGCGTTCACTCATCTTAAGCCGCGGCTTTATTGTCGGTTCGCATTCCACCTGCCTGCCTGCCTGCCACCTGCCCGCCTCGCCTCAAACCGGATATACCGGATGCTTCCGTTCCGTGAAAACGATGCTTTTCGACGCATACGCCTCAAACCGTTTGATCAATTCCTTGCGCAAGCCATGCGCGGGAACGATTCCGTCGATGACCATGTCCGCCGCGAGCTGGTACAAGTCGATATCTCTGCGGTACTCCTCCCGTTTGCCTTCGATATACTGGGCGCGCTCCGCTTCCGGCAGCTCGGCGATCTTGTTCGCGTATACCGCGTTCACTGCCGCTTCGGGCCCCATGACGGCGATTTGCGCCGATGGCAGCGCGAGGCAGCAGTCCGGCTCGAACGCCGGTCCGGCCATTGCGTAGAGTCCGGCTCCGTAGGCTTTGCGGACGATGACGCTAATCTTGGGCACCGTCGCTTCGGACACGGCCGCGATCATTTTGGCGCCATGCCGGATGATGCCCGCCTGCTCGACCGCCGTGCCGACCATGAACCCCGGGACGTCCGCCAGGAACAGCAGCGGAATGTGAAAAGCGTCGCATAAGTGAATGAATTTGGCCGCTTTATCGGCGGAATCGTGGAACAGGATGCCGCCTTTCGTCTTCGGCTGGTTGGCGATGATTCCGACCGGCTTGCCGGCGAGCCTCGCCAGTCCGGTAATGATTTCTTTGGCGAAGAGCCGCTTGATTTCGAAGAAGGAGTGCTCGTCGATCAGTCCGTCTATGAAGCCGTACATATCGAACGGCGTATATTGATCGTTCGGAATCAATTCGCTCAGCGAACGGTCGGCGTCCGCAGGCGCCCGGGCTTCCCGGACGGGCGGCTTCTCGGTGAAATTCGAGGGGAAATAGGAGAGGTATGCCCGGGCGAGCGCAATCGCTTCTTCCTCGCTCTTCGCCAGCACGTCCCCGCAGCCGGAGACGGAACAATGCATTTTGGCTCCGCCGAGCGCTTCCAGCGTGGCCTTCTCGCCCGTTACCATCTCCACGATGCGCGGGGAGCCGAGGTACATCGATGCATGGCCCTCCACCATGACGACGATATCGCAAAAGGCCGGAATGTACGCGCCGCCCGCCGCCGACGGACCGAACAGGATGCAGATCTGCGGCACTTTGCCCGACAGCTTCACTTCGTTGTAGAAGATTCGCCCCGCTCCGCGGCGTCCGGGATACATGAGCGCCTGATCCGTAATCCGCGCCCCCGCCGAGTCGACGAGGTACAGCAGCGGGATACGCAGTTTATCGGCGGATTCCTGCATGCGGATGATTTTCTCGACGGTACGGGCGCCCCATGAGCCGGCTTTGACGGTGGAATCGTTGGCGATGACGCCTACAGTCCTGCCGTGAATCCGGCCGATCACCGTGACGACGCCGTCGGCGGGCAGCCCTTCTTCCATGCAATTCGCGAACAAAGCATCCTCGATTTCAAAATCCGGATCGAGCAGCAGCTTCAGCCGGTCGCGAACGAACAGCTTGCCCTGCTCCGCATTCTTCGCGTGATATTTGGCGGCGCCGCCCTGCTTGATCCCCTTGATCTCTTCCTGCAGCCGGTCATTCCCGGCTTCGCGTCCGTTCTCCATCGGCCGGAACTCCCCTTTGTCAGGCATCGCTTAACATCCGATCTGGGCCGCAATGACCATCCGCTGAATCTCCGAGGTGCCTTCGCCGATCTCGAGCAGCTTCGCGTCGCGCATGAACCGTTCGACCTCGAACTCCTTCATATACCCGTAGCCGCCGTGAATCTGGACCGCTTGGCTGCACGCGTTCATGCACATCTCCGAAGCGAACAGCTTGGCGATCGCCGCTTCTTTCTTGAAGGATCGCCCTTGGTCTTTCAGCCATGCGGCCTTAAATACCATGTTGCGGGCCACTTCGATGTTCATCGCCATATCCGCAAGCTTGAACTGGATCGCCTGCATCGAGGAGAGCGTCCGTCCGAACTGCTTGCGCTGCTTCGCATAGCGAAGCGACTTGTCATAGGCGCCTTGCGCGATGCCGACAGCCATCGCCGCGATGCCGATCCGGCCGCCGTCCAGCACGGCCAGAAACTGCTTGAAGCCATTCCCCTCGACGCCCAGCAGATTTTCCTGCGGGACGGCGACCGCATCGAGCACGAGCTCGGTCGTATTCGAGGCGTGAAGTCCCATTTTCTCGTAAGGGTTCCGAACCGTGAACCCCTGCGCGTCCGTCGGTACGATAAAAGCGCTGATGCCGCCCGTGCCTTGCGTCCGGTCCGTAACGGCGGTGAGCGCGAGATTGCGGGCATAGCTCGCGTTCGTGATGAAGCATTTGGCCCCGCTGATGACCCAGCGACCGCCTTCCTGCACCGCCGTCGTCCGCGTTCCGCCTGCATCCGAACCGGCATCCGGCTCCGTCAAGCCGAAAGCGCCCAAGTACTCGCCCTTGCAGAGCGGGGTTAGATAGCGCCGCTTCTGCTCTTCCGTGCCGAACAGCGCAAGCGGCGCGCCGCCAAGCGACACATGCGCGGAATACGTAATCCCGGTCGAGGCGCATACCCGGCTCAGCTCTTCGACCGCAATCGCGAAGCTGATCGTATCCGCGCCCGCTCCCCCATATTCCTCGGGGAAGGGCAGCCCCATCAAGCCGAGCGCAGCGAGCTTCTCGATAATATCGCTAGGAAACGTACGGGTCCGGTCCCGCTCGACCGCTCCCGGCGCTACCTCCTGATCGGCAAAATCATGAAGCAGCGCCTGGATCATCGCCTGCTCCGCCGTTAATTCGAAATTCATCCGCGATCGCCCCTCTTTTGTCCAGACATGGCGAGTTACCCGGAATCGTCGCCGATTTCGATCTCCAGCCGCATGAGATTGGACGCATAGCATTTGCCCAAGTTATCCATGCGGAGCGTCGCGGAACCCCCTCCGCCAAGAGCCTCCCTGCAGACGAAATTCATCGCGCGGAGCCGCGGCAGCAGATAACGCACGACTTCTCCTTCAATGAGGCCGTGAAAATGCGCCTTTACCCGCTCGGGCGTCACTTCTCTCGCCAAGTCCTCGTATACGTCGTCGCTTGGCGCAAACAGCGCAATATTCACGGTGTTGCCCTTATCGCCGGACCGGGCCATGGCGATCTGCCGAAGCTGTACGCGTGCCATCGCTTACACCTCCGTCAAGGTAACTTGGACGCCGCGCTCGACGAGCTCGCGCGGAACGAGACAGGACCACATGCCGAGCAGCTCGCGCGGCTTCATCATCCCGAGGAATGCCCCCATCGCCGGCGGACCGCTCAGCATCAGCGGCGGAACGAGCCGTCCGAGCTTGGCGGCGTCCTCCCTGCTATTCGTACGCGCGGCCAGCCGCACATAGATTTCATTGGGCTCTTCCGTCGGCTGCGCCGCTAATGCGCCATGCAGAGAGTTGTAGCCGATGAAATCCGTGCGGATTTCATCGAACTGCAGCCCGGCCTGCTCGATCTGCTTTCGAATAATACGGTCGGCGGTCCGCGCTTTCGCCAGCGCGTCCGGCCACGAATACCCCCAGATCGCCTGCCCGAGCCAGCCGTCGGAATACCCCATGACGATTTTGAACGTATCCGGACGTTTCGTTCCGCGTGCTCCGGTTACTCTTACCCGGTTGGTGCCCAGCTCTTCCAGCTGAACCTCCGTGACGTTCAACACGACATCCGGCGTCACGTACGCGAACGGATCATGAATCTCGTAGAGCAGCTGCTCGCGCACCGTATCGACGGATACGAGTCCGCCGGTTTCTTCCGTCTTCGTCAAGGTGAATGCACCGTCTTCTTGAATCTCGGCAATCGGAAACCCGATGTTCTCCAGCTCCGCGACCGACTGCCAATCCCCGCTGAAATTGCCGCCCGCCGCCTGCCCGGAGCATTCCAGCAGATGGCCCATCAGCACGCCCTGCGCAAGTCGATGCCAATCCTTCGGACCGATATCGAACTCGTAAATATAGGGAGCCAGAAACAACGCCGAATCCGTCACGCGGCCCGTAATGACGACATCCGCGCCTAGACGAAGCGCTTCGACGAGCGGTTTGGAGCCTAGATAGGCGTTGGCGAAAACAATCCGCTCCCGGATGCTTGCGATATCGCTGCCATCTTCAAGATGGGCCAGCGCGGCGCCTTGATCGCGGAACGCATCGAGCTCCGATTTCACGTCGTCGCCCGTGACGACAGCGAGCTTCAGTCCCCGCAGCCCCAGCTCCTGCGCGACCCGCTTCACTTCCCGCAGCGCTCCGGCCGGATTCATGCCGCCGGCATTGGTTATGATTCGAATGCCGTTCGCATGGGCGATCGGAAGCAGCTCCTTCATCTGCCTTGCAATGTCGGACGCATACCCTTTGGCTGGATCTCTCCGCCTGTCTTTCTGCAGGATCGCCAGCGTCAATTCCGCCAGGCTATCGAAACAGAGATACTGCACATTGCCTCGTTTGGCCGTTTCAACGGCAGGCATGATCGAATCGCCATAAAAGCCTTGCCCTGCTCCAATGCGTATCGTTTTCATTCGATCCTCCTTCCGATAAACGGGTATCGTGAGGGTTCGCAATGCCTACGGAACATGTCGCGTTATAGTACCATTGTATGGCGCGGCAGAAGGGGCTATTCGGTTAACCTCGTAAAATAGATGGCTGACAGGCCTCGCCGGTCCGTCCGACTATGGCCGACAAGCTTGTCCCGCTTACATTTCGCTTGCCAATTCAGCATCGAATTCCGTCCGCTTCGCAGGCGATCCGCCGCGGAACGCGACTAATGCCAATGTAGTAGCTCATCCTCAACCCGTCCTAAAACGATTCTTAACATTTTCTTAACGGGGATTAAAGTTTTGTTTCCTCCGGACGAGCCAAATCAGCCAATCCCAGGACTGGCTTGATGTTCGCCGTTAAGAGGTTTTACGGCAGGGCTGCAATGCCCATAAACTGGGAATTATGCATATGTGCATGAACGGTGATTTTGTGTATGATGTCTGCAGGAACGTTATGCTGCATGCAAAGGAGAATCCGCTATGCCGGTCATCAATATGCTGTCCTCCGCCCACAAGGTGAAAGGACAAGGGGTCTTATCCGCTTATATCGAGCAAGTGAAGCTCGTCGAAACCGGGCTGGCGGATACGTACCGAGTCAAGAAGAACCGGTGGCTGCCAGGCGCGATCAATCACTACCATACGATCGACTTTAAGTTCTATCTCAGTTTGCTCTCTGCCAAAATATTCGGCGCGACGACGGTCGCATACGTTCATTTCGTGCCCGAAACGATAGAAGAAAGCTTGAAGCTTCCCCCGGTTATCAAGAAACTATTCTATGCCTACATGATCCGTTTCTATAAATCGGTCGACCGCATCGTCGTCGTGAATCCTTATTTTATCGATGTGCTGAAGAAATACGGGATCGACGACCGGAAAGTAACCTACATCCCGAACTTCGTGTCGGAGGAGCGTTTCTACCGTTACTCGGGCGAGCAGATCGCTGCTTTGAAAATCAAGCATGCCGTACCGGACAAGGCATTCGTCGTGCTTGGCGTCGGACAAGTGCAAACGAGGAAAGGCATTCTGGATTTTATCGAGGTTGCGAAGCGTCTTCCCCATATTCGGTTTATTTGGGCTGGCGGATTCTCGTTCGGGGCGCTCACGGATGGGTATAAAGAGCTGAAGAAAATCGTCGAGCAACCGCCCGGGAACGTGACGTTCACCGGCATCATCGGCCGGGACGAGATGAACGACTTATACAATATCAGCGATATGATGTTTCTGCCTTCGTTCAGCGAGCTGTTTCCGATGTCCATTCTCGAAGCGCTGGCGCTGCGAATTCCCGTCCTCTTACGGGATCTGGATCTATATCCGGCCATCTTGTTCGACTGCTATCTGAAAGGCGGCACCATCGAGGACTACGTTCGCATGATCGAGTCGCTGCAGGACAAAGGCGAGGTTTACGAGACCTGGAGCGACAACGCCTGGCATTGCCATGAATATTATTCCGAGCAGCGCGTCCTGGGGTTATGGAAGCAATTCTATGACAGCATGGGATCCTAGCTACGACCGTGTACAGGAGTTGCCCGCATGATCAATAAACGATTCAATCTCATTATCGTGACGATTACGTTCGGCGTGTTTATGACTTTCTTTCTGTTTACCCAAGGATTAGGCTCGATGCTGCGAGCAATTACAGCCTTGCATCCTTCTTGGCTGCTGCTGGCCGTCGGCATCTTGTTTCTCAGCTGGATGTTCGAAATGCTCGCTTTGTATACGATCATCAACAGCAAGCATCGTATCGAGCAGGTGCTGCTGCGATCGTTTAAGTTCCAGATGATCGGCCAGTTTTTCGGCGCGATCTCGCCCTTCTCGGCCGGCAGTCACCCTGCCCAGCTGTATGCGATGACGAAGAACGGCATTCCGGCGGGCGAAGCCGGATCCATCCTGATGATCAAGTTTATGATCCATCAAATCGTCAATATCGTTATCTTGATCATTTCATTCCTCTGCATGTTCCGTTATTTCAATGAGAAGGTTCATTACTTCTCGTATCTATGCGGGATAGGATTCACCGTCCATCTCGCCGTTCTGATGGTGACCATCCTGTTCTCGACCCATCAGCAGCTTTCCAAACGGTTGCTCACGATCGTTATGAAAGGCTTGCAGCGGACCCGTCTCGTGAAAAATGCGGATGCCGTACTCCGGAACATGGAGCTGGAGCTTGCGCATTTCCATGAGAATGCTTCCTTTCTCTCGAAACGGATCAAAATGTGCTTATTGGCATCGCTGTTCACGTTTCTGCAGTATGCGGCTTATTTCAGCATCCCGTATTGCATTTATA
It encodes:
- a CDS encoding carbohydrate ABC transporter permease; this encodes MKKRGFWHGYLKATTIKKWIRQDASAALMFLAPSACGFALFYLIPFAMSVFDSFMDNTVDNHFTGLNNYRELLASDSFRKAASNTFYFSAVSVPLILVLSLGIAVILNKNMYLRKWLRTAYVLPLVVPVASVVLVWQILFDWNGSMNAWLSGGFGFDRVDWMKTDAARYVILVVYLWKNIGYNVILLLAGLQQIPKDYYETAQIEGAGRLRQFGGITLIYLTSTMFFVVIMSIINSFKVFRETYLIAGDYPHDSIYGMQHYMNNMFSSLDIQKLTAAATLMAGCILLIVLALFTLERQYRRFME
- a CDS encoding sensor histidine kinase produces the protein MAKTFRSFRFKMIKFSGLSLLFSGTITYLIYKSLSLYYHTTKLEDPSTRIRYFIRDIGDVNFFLIIFIPLSILFFFLLTKRYVQYFDAISLGINQLANGEFDKRVEIASQDEFEDIARDINLASEKLRLALERGDFAENSKEQLVLNLAHDLRTPLTSVLGYLDFILKGDQLTAEQINHFAMIAFTKSQRLEKLIDELFEITRLNYGKLAIVVNSIDLSELLEQLNEELYPVFEKNNLTARLNLAPHMMISGDGEALARVFENLLSNAVRYGSDGRFIDVHGAIEGDHAVIEIINYGDRIPSEELPHIFDVFYSGDRARAYREGGTGLGLFIAQNIVAQHQGEITAQSNSVRTLFEIKLPI
- a CDS encoding M15 family metallopeptidase, with the protein product MKKWVFGFVVVLLLIGYGAAQHKPKVVIAELPKVVIEEPSKVNHPVQGGTPQKNGHTIAVTKAQIYKGDLLLVNKEHPIPSGGEESEEASLSRHGELVQGFALLDNSIRLSPSLVKKFATMIGAAANDGVNHFIISSGYRDEEKQDELYQQMGPDYALPAGYSEHNLGLSLDIGSSIAEMNRAPEGKWLKNNAWSYGFILRYPVDKTAITGIQFEPWHFRYVGLPHSLIMQAKNMVLEEYLDYLKKKKTITATVNHQTYEIHYYPVSNNTTITVPENGRYEISGNNTDGVIVTVLRDQDA
- a CDS encoding enoyl-CoA hydratase-related protein — protein: MAEKLVQWKRQGHIGRIRLSRPESMNALNGAMLDELRAIIDETRNNTRGIRVVIIEGEGRAFSAGADLKERLANGELNQIRQSLSRIKAVFAALERLPQPTIAAINGYAFGGGLELALACDFRYAVRGAMLGLTEAGLGIIPGAGGTQRLPRLIGPARAKELILTARRITADQALEWGIVNGVADDLGHLSDMCTMLADEILANAPLAVYQAKAAIHAGMDADLTTALTIETEAYELLLPTKDRLEALEAFREKRPPRFKGE
- a CDS encoding acyl-CoA carboxylase subunit beta encodes the protein MENGREAGNDRLQEEIKGIKQGGAAKYHAKNAEQGKLFVRDRLKLLLDPDFEIEDALFANCMEEGLPADGVVTVIGRIHGRTVGVIANDSTVKAGSWGARTVEKIIRMQESADKLRIPLLYLVDSAGARITDQALMYPGRRGAGRIFYNEVKLSGKVPQICILFGPSAAGGAYIPAFCDIVVMVEGHASMYLGSPRIVEMVTGEKATLEALGGAKMHCSVSGCGDVLAKSEEEAIALARAYLSYFPSNFTEKPPVREARAPADADRSLSELIPNDQYTPFDMYGFIDGLIDEHSFFEIKRLFAKEIITGLARLAGKPVGIIANQPKTKGGILFHDSADKAAKFIHLCDAFHIPLLFLADVPGFMVGTAVEQAGIIRHGAKMIAAVSEATVPKISVIVRKAYGAGLYAMAGPAFEPDCCLALPSAQIAVMGPEAAVNAVYANKIAELPEAERAQYIEGKREEYRRDIDLYQLAADMVIDGIVPAHGLRKELIKRFEAYASKSIVFTERKHPVYPV
- a CDS encoding acyl-CoA dehydrogenase family protein, yielding MNFELTAEQAMIQALLHDFADQEVAPGAVERDRTRTFPSDIIEKLAALGLMGLPFPEEYGGAGADTISFAIAVEELSRVCASTGITYSAHVSLGGAPLALFGTEEQKRRYLTPLCKGEYLGAFGLTEPDAGSDAGGTRTTAVQEGGRWVISGAKCFITNASYARNLALTAVTDRTQGTGGISAFIVPTDAQGFTVRNPYEKMGLHASNTTELVLDAVAVPQENLLGVEGNGFKQFLAVLDGGRIGIAAMAVGIAQGAYDKSLRYAKQRKQFGRTLSSMQAIQFKLADMAMNIEVARNMVFKAAWLKDQGRSFKKEAAIAKLFASEMCMNACSQAVQIHGGYGYMKEFEVERFMRDAKLLEIGEGTSEIQRMVIAAQIGC
- a CDS encoding AtuA-related protein, encoding MARVQLRQIAMARSGDKGNTVNIALFAPSDDVYEDLAREVTPERVKAHFHGLIEGEVVRYLLPRLRAMNFVCREALGGGGSATLRMDNLGKCYASNLMRLEIEIGDDSG
- a CDS encoding acyclic terpene utilization AtuA family protein, encoding MKTIRIGAGQGFYGDSIMPAVETAKRGNVQYLCFDSLAELTLAILQKDRRRDPAKGYASDIARQMKELLPIAHANGIRIITNAGGMNPAGALREVKRVAQELGLRGLKLAVVTGDDVKSELDAFRDQGAALAHLEDGSDIASIRERIVFANAYLGSKPLVEALRLGADVVITGRVTDSALFLAPYIYEFDIGPKDWHRLAQGVLMGHLLECSGQAAGGNFSGDWQSVAELENIGFPIAEIQEDGAFTLTKTEETGGLVSVDTVREQLLYEIHDPFAYVTPDVVLNVTEVQLEELGTNRVRVTGARGTKRPDTFKIVMGYSDGWLGQAIWGYSWPDALAKARTADRIIRKQIEQAGLQFDEIRTDFIGYNSLHGALAAQPTEEPNEIYVRLAARTNSREDAAKLGRLVPPLMLSGPPAMGAFLGMMKPRELLGMWSCLVPRELVERGVQVTLTEV
- a CDS encoding glycosyltransferase family 4 protein produces the protein MPVINMLSSAHKVKGQGVLSAYIEQVKLVETGLADTYRVKKNRWLPGAINHYHTIDFKFYLSLLSAKIFGATTVAYVHFVPETIEESLKLPPVIKKLFYAYMIRFYKSVDRIVVVNPYFIDVLKKYGIDDRKVTYIPNFVSEERFYRYSGEQIAALKIKHAVPDKAFVVLGVGQVQTRKGILDFIEVAKRLPHIRFIWAGGFSFGALTDGYKELKKIVEQPPGNVTFTGIIGRDEMNDLYNISDMMFLPSFSELFPMSILEALALRIPVLLRDLDLYPAILFDCYLKGGTIEDYVRMIESLQDKGEVYETWSDNAWHCHEYYSEQRVLGLWKQFYDSMGS
- a CDS encoding lysylphosphatidylglycerol synthase transmembrane domain-containing protein, producing MINKRFNLIIVTITFGVFMTFFLFTQGLGSMLRAITALHPSWLLLAVGILFLSWMFEMLALYTIINSKHRIEQVLLRSFKFQMIGQFFGAISPFSAGSHPAQLYAMTKNGIPAGEAGSILMIKFMIHQIVNIVILIISFLCMFRYFNEKVHYFSYLCGIGFTVHLAVLMVTILFSTHQQLSKRLLTIVMKGLQRTRLVKNADAVLRNMELELAHFHENASFLSKRIKMCLLASLFTFLQYAAYFSIPYCIYRSFGLHAADLWTLINAQIFLFNFMAVIPLPGAAGGAEGGFYFIYSLFFASNSILPALFVWRALSYYVSIAVSSLFTLVLPNANKSR